A portion of the Rhodospirillales bacterium genome contains these proteins:
- a CDS encoding quinone-dependent dihydroorotate dehydrogenase, translated as MPDFFRWVGPLLHRLHPETAHNLTLLALELGLAGQRDRSDNDTLGTECFGLRFPNPVGLAAGFDKDARVPGAMLGLGFGFVEVGTVTPKPQPGNPKPRVFRLAEDRAVINRMGFNNGGAEAMAARLARRRPDGLLGINIGKNRTSDDSIADYRTAFAGLAGFADYVVVNVSSPNTPGLRDLQAVSSLRPLLEALVRDRAAGETGEASRTPPLILKLAPDLAVDDAVAAAELAVETGFDGVAIANTTVSRPGGLSSQHKQEGGGLSGRPLFDMSTDLLRRVYRASGGKLPLIGIGGIDSADTAYAKICAGASLIQLYTGMAYGGPALVAEILDGLVHRLNRDGLSTIGEAVGRDA; from the coding sequence GTGCCCGATTTCTTTCGATGGGTCGGTCCGCTGCTGCACCGGCTCCATCCCGAGACGGCGCACAATCTCACACTGTTGGCCCTGGAGCTGGGTCTGGCAGGGCAGCGGGACCGATCGGACAACGACACGCTCGGGACGGAGTGCTTTGGCCTTCGTTTTCCCAATCCCGTCGGTCTGGCGGCCGGTTTCGACAAGGATGCGAGGGTACCCGGCGCGATGCTCGGATTGGGCTTCGGCTTTGTCGAGGTCGGAACCGTGACGCCCAAACCGCAGCCCGGCAATCCGAAACCCCGGGTGTTCCGCCTGGCGGAAGACCGCGCCGTGATCAATCGCATGGGTTTCAACAACGGTGGTGCCGAGGCCATGGCCGCTCGATTGGCGCGACGCAGACCGGATGGACTGCTCGGCATCAACATCGGCAAAAACAGGACCTCGGACGACTCGATCGCCGACTACCGGACGGCCTTCGCCGGTCTGGCAGGCTTTGCGGATTACGTGGTCGTCAACGTCTCGTCACCCAACACCCCCGGACTTCGCGATCTGCAGGCTGTCTCGTCGCTGCGACCGCTGCTCGAGGCCCTCGTCCGGGACCGGGCGGCGGGTGAGACGGGCGAGGCATCGCGCACGCCGCCGCTGATCCTCAAGCTTGCTCCCGACCTTGCCGTCGATGATGCGGTGGCCGCTGCAGAGTTGGCTGTCGAGACAGGCTTCGACGGAGTCGCCATCGCCAACACGACCGTTTCGCGCCCCGGTGGCTTGTCGAGCCAACACAAACAAGAGGGCGGAGGCCTGTCCGGCCGCCCTCTCTTCGACATGTCGACGGACCTGCTGCGCAGGGTCTACCGGGCAAGTGGCGGAAAACTGCCCTTGATCGGTATCGGCGGGATTGACTCGGCTGACACGGCCTATGCGAAGATTTGTGCGGGCGCATCGCTGATTCAGCTTTACACGGGCATGGCCTACGGAGGGCCAGCACTTGTCGCGGAGATTCTCGACGGCCTGGTACATCGCCTCAATCGAGACGGATTGTCGACAATCGGCGAAGCCGTGGGTCGTGACGCCTAG
- a CDS encoding LysE family translocator, producing MDLVLLFTGVVVGFFVAAPVGPVAVLCIQRTLLDGRIVGFGTGLGAAVGDAVFGALAIFFVAVVESFLQEHRPVIQALGSFVLIGIGVRTVATRNNRAVMADGASSKLYHETLLHAFGSAFAVTIVNPITILAFLAILAQFHISETTDGLLDSWLVIVGIFVGAAAWWFLLASVASVFRQRFTQKGLKWMNAISGMVILGFGLYGLLDFAWRL from the coding sequence ATGGACCTGGTCCTTTTGTTTACGGGGGTCGTCGTCGGTTTTTTTGTTGCTGCGCCGGTCGGACCTGTTGCGGTCCTTTGCATTCAGCGAACCTTGCTCGATGGACGGATTGTCGGCTTCGGAACCGGATTGGGTGCCGCGGTCGGCGACGCGGTTTTTGGTGCCCTGGCGATTTTTTTCGTGGCCGTCGTGGAGAGCTTTCTTCAGGAGCACCGCCCCGTCATTCAGGCTCTCGGATCGTTCGTCCTGATCGGCATCGGCGTGCGGACCGTTGCAACGCGCAACAATCGGGCTGTCATGGCTGACGGCGCCTCATCGAAACTGTACCACGAGACGCTTCTTCACGCTTTCGGCTCGGCGTTCGCGGTGACGATCGTCAATCCGATCACGATTCTCGCCTTCCTGGCGATCCTTGCGCAGTTTCATATCTCCGAAACAACCGACGGCTTGCTTGATTCATGGCTCGTCATTGTTGGTATCTTCGTCGGTGCAGCGGCATGGTGGTTTTTACTCGCGAGCGTGGCATCGGTGTTTCGACAGCGATTCACGCAGAAGGGCCTGAAGTGGATGAATGCCATCTCCGGCATGGTGATCCTCGGATTCGGACTGTACGGTCTGCTCGATTTTGCTTGGCGCCTCTGA
- a CDS encoding branched-chain amino acid aminotransferase, translating to MDQLTYHQGSFHEGNPMIMGPLDQSFWFATMIFDGARAFDGVMPDIERHCQRCLNSAQVMGMEPKETVEDLVELAGDMARRFPSDKQLYIRPTYWSGQSDSLWEVADLTRFLMVLEVAPMEEPTGFSTCLSELRRPAPDMAPTLAKASCLYPTSGDAVRRARAKGFDNAVMLDFEGNVAEFATSNLFFAKDGQVHTPADNKTFLAGITRKRVISLLQDAGYDVVERSVTYDEVTQADEVFSTGNYSKVIPVTRVDDRDLQPGPVYRKARELYFEFARDEGTRL from the coding sequence ATGGATCAGCTCACCTATCACCAGGGAAGCTTCCACGAAGGCAACCCGATGATCATGGGACCGCTCGACCAGTCGTTCTGGTTTGCGACCATGATCTTCGACGGTGCGCGTGCCTTTGATGGCGTGATGCCGGATATCGAGCGGCACTGCCAGCGCTGCCTGAACTCCGCTCAGGTCATGGGCATGGAACCGAAGGAGACGGTTGAGGACCTCGTCGAACTGGCGGGCGACATGGCGCGCAGGTTCCCGAGCGACAAACAGCTCTACATTCGGCCGACCTACTGGAGCGGCCAGAGCGATTCTCTCTGGGAAGTTGCCGATCTCACCAGGTTCCTCATGGTCCTCGAGGTCGCGCCGATGGAGGAGCCGACAGGCTTTTCAACATGCCTCTCGGAACTGCGCCGGCCAGCCCCCGACATGGCCCCGACTCTCGCCAAGGCCTCCTGCCTCTACCCGACATCGGGTGATGCCGTACGCCGCGCTCGGGCGAAAGGATTCGACAACGCAGTGATGCTCGATTTCGAGGGCAACGTCGCCGAGTTCGCGACATCGAACCTGTTCTTCGCGAAGGACGGCCAGGTGCACACGCCTGCCGACAACAAGACGTTCCTCGCAGGCATCACGCGCAAACGCGTCATCAGCCTCCTGCAAGATGCCGGGTACGACGTCGTCGAACGATCGGTCACCTATGACGAGGTCACGCAAGCCGACGAGGTCTTCTCCACCGGCAACTACAGCAAGGTCATACCCGTCACCAGGGTCGACGACCGTGATCTGCAGCCCGGCCCCGTCTACCGCAAGGCGCGCGAACTCTATTTCGAGTTCGCCCGCGATGAGGGAACCAGGCTTTAG
- a CDS encoding uracil-DNA glycosylase family protein gives MQRLLRKIRTCTVCARHLSHGPRPVVRANPTARLLLIGQAPGLRVHESGIPWNDRSGERLRAWTGIDPDVFYDESRVAIVPMGFCFPGTDPKGGDYPPRPECAPLWHEALLSRLGEISLTLLIGGYAQTYHLGARRRKTMTETVAAWTDYLPDIIPLPHPSWRNTAWLKRNPWFEAELVPELRQRVSEVLA, from the coding sequence ATGCAGCGCCTGCTGCGAAAGATTCGGACGTGTACGGTCTGCGCCCGACATCTTTCCCATGGTCCGCGTCCTGTGGTGCGCGCCAATCCGACCGCCCGTCTCCTTCTGATCGGCCAGGCCCCGGGTCTCCGGGTTCATGAAAGCGGCATCCCGTGGAACGACCGGAGCGGTGAACGCTTGCGCGCATGGACCGGCATTGACCCCGATGTCTTCTATGACGAATCCCGGGTTGCCATCGTGCCCATGGGGTTCTGCTTTCCCGGCACCGATCCGAAGGGCGGGGATTACCCGCCACGACCGGAGTGCGCACCGCTCTGGCATGAAGCCCTGCTGAGCCGTCTCGGCGAGATCAGCCTCACGCTGCTCATCGGAGGTTACGCACAGACCTATCATCTCGGCGCTCGGCGCAGAAAAACGATGACCGAAACGGTCGCCGCATGGACGGACTACCTTCCCGATATCATCCCCCTGCCCCATCCTTCCTGGCGCAACACCGCCTGGTTGAAGCGCAATCCGTGGTTCGAGGCCGAACTGGTTCCGGAACTTCGACAGCGCGTCTCCGAGGTTCTCGCCTGA
- a CDS encoding phosphotransferase, translating into MLSHLGDVLGRLGLDPELESRTRLLSGTGNRSHFVPADGTGIVVRIEGEETHGLVNRRNEHQNLMLAANRGLAPDVVLSDPAAGCLVTGFVSGPTLDRLPRPYTPAVFVRLAAVLEDLKAMSGFQGSMDPWQKIARYLADASIPVPEDDRAVGPAWHGVERLRAAAAPDGDERVCAHVDPVPQNLIDTGDRIVMLDWEYSARSHAMWDPAYFAEEADLSAEEENALFDAFGWERSDRDRFAAWRAVCCLVSLTWCLARRRRSDGHGVDWTPEINARRERFGARLHVALEGR; encoded by the coding sequence ATGTTGAGTCATCTCGGCGATGTTCTCGGGCGTCTCGGTCTGGACCCGGAGCTCGAGTCCCGGACGCGCTTGCTCTCGGGCACGGGAAACCGCAGCCATTTTGTTCCAGCGGATGGAACAGGGATCGTCGTCCGGATCGAAGGCGAAGAGACCCATGGCCTGGTGAACCGCCGCAACGAGCATCAAAACCTGATGCTGGCTGCAAACCGCGGGCTTGCGCCCGACGTCGTGTTGTCCGATCCTGCTGCCGGCTGCCTCGTCACGGGCTTTGTTTCCGGCCCTACTCTGGATCGGCTGCCTCGCCCCTACACACCTGCCGTATTCGTGCGGCTTGCCGCCGTGTTGGAGGATCTGAAGGCGATGTCCGGCTTTCAGGGCAGTATGGATCCTTGGCAGAAGATCGCGCGTTATCTGGCGGACGCGTCGATCCCGGTGCCAGAGGATGACCGCGCGGTTGGTCCGGCATGGCATGGGGTCGAGCGATTGCGAGCGGCGGCTGCTCCCGATGGCGATGAACGGGTCTGCGCTCACGTCGATCCGGTTCCGCAGAACCTGATCGATACCGGCGATCGGATCGTCATGTTGGACTGGGAGTATTCGGCGCGCAGCCATGCGATGTGGGACCCGGCCTATTTTGCCGAGGAGGCGGACCTGTCCGCCGAAGAAGAGAATGCTCTGTTCGACGCGTTCGGCTGGGAGCGGAGCGACAGAGACAGGTTCGCCGCCTGGCGCGCCGTGTGCTGCCTCGTATCGTTGACGTGGTGTCTTGCCCGACGTCGGCGGTCTGACGGCCACGGCGTTGACTGGACGCCGGAGATCAACGCGCGTCGCGAACGGTTCGGTGCGCGACTCCATGTTGCGCTGGAGGGACGCTGA